Proteins encoded in a region of the Streptomyces sp. NBC_00258 genome:
- a CDS encoding peptidoglycan-binding domain-containing protein, with product MSIRLGKRFRSLLATGALTAGLLGGAIAVAPSAAAWTYLGHCSGGQTISYTATSTQLIKVPVIRYDGLNNVRCWMDYGSTGNGVEVLQLALKSCYGRSIAVDGVFGSATRDALKYAQRQEGITVDGQYGEQGFRNLKWARYTQDGTRNGCASYSF from the coding sequence ATGTCCATTCGTCTCGGCAAGCGGTTCAGATCCCTTCTGGCGACCGGCGCCCTTACCGCCGGCCTCCTCGGTGGCGCCATTGCCGTCGCGCCTTCGGCGGCAGCGTGGACATACCTCGGGCATTGCTCGGGCGGCCAAACCATCAGTTACACGGCTACCTCCACGCAGTTGATCAAGGTGCCGGTGATTCGGTACGACGGGCTCAACAACGTGCGCTGCTGGATGGACTACGGCAGCACTGGAAACGGCGTCGAGGTTCTTCAGCTCGCCCTCAAGTCGTGCTACGGGCGCTCCATTGCCGTGGACGGCGTATTCGGGTCGGCCACGCGCGATGCCCTCAAGTACGCCCAGAGGCAAGAGGGGATCACCGTTGACGGGCAGTACGGCGAGCAGGGGTTCAGGAATCTGAAGTGGGCGAGGTACACGCAGGACGGGACGCGCAACGGCTGTGCCAGCTACAGCTTCTAG